The window GGATCCGGTTGACGGGGGAATGCCAGGGCGGGCGGTTCGATGAGAGGGTGGACCGGTTGCTGATTGCGGCGGGGCGGGTGCCGAATCTCGAAGGGCTGGGCCTGGAGCGGGCGGGGGTGGGTTGGGATGGGCGCGGGGTGACGGTGACGGACCGGCTGCAGACGACGAATCGGCGGGTGTACGCCTGCGGGGATGTGTGTTCGCGATTTCAGTTCACGCACGCGGCGGATTTCATGGCGCGGTTGGTGATTCAGAACGCCCTGTTCGGAGGGCGGGCGAAGGTGGGTGCGTTGGGCATTCCGTGGTGCACCTATACGTCGCCGGAGCTGGCCCACGTGGGCTGGAACGCGTCCGAGGCCGGGGCGCACGGGGTGGCGGTGGATACGTTCACGCAGCCGTTGGACGGGGTGGACCGGGCGGTGCTGGACGGCGCCACGGAGGGATGGGTGCGGGTTCATGTCCGGAGGGGAACGGACCGACTGATTGGGGCGACGGTGGTGGCCGACCACGCGGGCGACCTGATCGGGGAGATCGCGCTGGCCATGAAGGGGCGGCTGGGATTGAAGACGGTGGGGGCGACGGTCCACCCGTACCCGACCCAGGCGGAGGCGATTCGCCGGACGGGGGATCTGTACAACCGGACGCGGCTGACACCGTGGGTGAAGCGGATTCTGGGGTGGTGGATGGCCTGGCGGCGGCGGGGAGGGTGAGGTTCGGCGAGGGAACGGCACGAGGCGAACGGGAAGCCCCGCAAGTGCCGGCCCCGCGGGAATTGACGGTCCACGGGGGGCGCGTAGCATGGCCGCCGTTGACGGTTCTCAATTCGAAATCGAAGGAAAAAAGATGCCAGTGAATGTCGCTATCAATGGATTCGGCCGGATCGGACGCCTCGTCTTCCGGGCGATGGTGGAACAGGGCTTGGTGGGCAGGGACGTGAACGTGGTCGCGGTGGGCGACATCGTGCCGGCAGACAACCTGGCGTACCTGGTCAAGTACGACTCCACCCAGGGCCGGTTTGCGGGGACGGTCACCTCGAAGAAGTCGGCGCCGGACAAGGCGGACGACGATGTGCTGGTGGTGGACGGCAGCGAGATCCGCGTGGTCAGCGCCCGCACCCCGGCGGAGCTGCCGTGGAAGGAGCTGGGCGTGGACATCGTGATCGAGTCCACCGGGCTGTTCACCGACGCGGCCAAGGACAATCCGAAATCCGCCTACGGACACATCGTGGCGGGCGCGAAGAAGGTGATCATTTCGGCCCCGGCGAAGAACGAGGACGTGACGGTGGTGATGGGCGTCAACCACGACAAGTACGACCCGGCGCAGCATCACGTGATTTCCAACGCCTCCTGCACCACCAACTGCCTCGCGCCGCTGGTGCATGTCCTGCTCAAGGAGGGCTTCGGGATCGAGGAAGGCCTGATGACCACCATCCATGCCTACACGGCCACCCAGAAGACCGTGGACGGACCGAGCCGCAAGGACTGGAAGGGCGGGCGGACGGCGGCGATCAACATCATCCCCTCCACCACCGGCGCGGCCAAGGCAGTCGGGTTGGTGTGCCCGGAGGTCAAGGGCAAGCTGACCGGCATGGCCTTCCGGGTTCCGACCCCGACGGTTTCCTGCGTGGACCTCACGGTGCGCACCGCCAGGGACACCAGCTACGCGGAGATCAGCGCCGCCATGAAGAAGGCGAGCGAAACCTATCTCAAGGGCGTGCTGGAGTACACCGAGGACGAAGTGGTCAGCACCGACTTCATCCATTCCAAGTCGAGTTCGATCTACGACAAGGGCTCGGGGATCGAGTTGAACAAGCGCTTTTTCAAACTGGTGAGCTGGTACGACAACGAATGGGGTTATTCGTGCCGGGTCGCCGATCTGGTGAAATACCTGCTGGGCAAAGGCCTGTAGGGCGGGGTTCAGCCCGGAAATCGTTCGGGCCGGACGCGTGCGGATGCGTCCGGCCTTTTGAGTCGGGGAAGGGGGTGTTTCAGGGTTTGGGGCCGGCCGGGACCGGAATGGGGTTTGCGGGCCGGGAACTGACAGGAGAGAGGCACTGGACAGGAAAGAGGCACTGATATGGCGGTCATCGATCTGGCGTTGCGGAGAGCGGACTCGGTCCGTTGGGACATGCTGGCGTTGGGAGAGATCATGCTGCGGCTGGACCCGGGGGATTCGCGGGTGCGGGTGGCGCGGGAGTTCAAGGTTTGGGAGGGGGGCGGGGAGTACAATGTGGCGCGGGGTCTGCGGCGATGTTTCGGGATGCGGACGGGGGTCTGCACGGCGCTGGCGGACAACGAGGTGGGGCGGCTCATCGAGGATTTCATCCTGCAGGGCGGGGTGGCGACGGACCATGTGCTGTGGCGGCCTTTCGACGGGGTGGGGCGAACGGTGCGGAACGGGTTGAATTTCACGGAGCGGGGGTTCGGGGTGCGTGGGGCGGTGGGCACGCCGGACCGGGGCCACACGGCGGCGAGCCAGTTGAAGCCGGGGGATTTCGACTGGGACACGATGTTCGGGAAGGAGGGGGTGCGCTGGCTTCACACCGGGGGGATTTTTGCGGCGCTGAGCGAGAGCGCGGCGGACCTGACGATCGAGGCGGTGCAGGCGGCGAAGCGGCACGGGGTGCGGGTGAGCTACGATTTGAACTACCGGCCGAGCCTGTGGAAGAGCATCGGGGGCCAGGCGAAGGCGCAGGAGGTCAACCGGCGGATTGCGCCGTACATCGACGTGATGATCGGGAACGAGGAGGATTTCACGGCGGCGCTGGGCTTCGAGGTGGCGGGCGCTGACGAGAACCTGCTGCACCTCGATGTCGGCGCGTTCAAGGCGATGATCGAGACGGCGGTGCGGACCTATCCGAATTTCAAGGTGGTGGGGACCACCTTGCGGGCGGCGAAGACGGCGACGGTGAACGACTGGGGCGCCATCTGCTGGGCCGGGGGTGCGTTTTATTCGTCGCGATCGTATCCGGATCTGGAGATCCACGACCGGGTGGGCGGCGGGGACAGTTTTGCCAGCGGCCTGATCTACGGGTTGATGACGACGG of the Verrucomicrobiia bacterium genome contains:
- the gap gene encoding type I glyceraldehyde-3-phosphate dehydrogenase — its product is MPVNVAINGFGRIGRLVFRAMVEQGLVGRDVNVVAVGDIVPADNLAYLVKYDSTQGRFAGTVTSKKSAPDKADDDVLVVDGSEIRVVSARTPAELPWKELGVDIVIESTGLFTDAAKDNPKSAYGHIVAGAKKVIISAPAKNEDVTVVMGVNHDKYDPAQHHVISNASCTTNCLAPLVHVLLKEGFGIEEGLMTTIHAYTATQKTVDGPSRKDWKGGRTAAINIIPSTTGAAKAVGLVCPEVKGKLTGMAFRVPTPTVSCVDLTVRTARDTSYAEISAAMKKASETYLKGVLEYTEDEVVSTDFIHSKSSSIYDKGSGIELNKRFFKLVSWYDNEWGYSCRVADLVKYLLGKGL
- a CDS encoding sugar kinase — translated: MAVIDLALRRADSVRWDMLALGEIMLRLDPGDSRVRVAREFKVWEGGGEYNVARGLRRCFGMRTGVCTALADNEVGRLIEDFILQGGVATDHVLWRPFDGVGRTVRNGLNFTERGFGVRGAVGTPDRGHTAASQLKPGDFDWDTMFGKEGVRWLHTGGIFAALSESAADLTIEAVQAAKRHGVRVSYDLNYRPSLWKSIGGQAKAQEVNRRIAPYIDVMIGNEEDFTAALGFEVAGADENLLHLDVGAFKAMIETAVRTYPNFKVVGTTLRAAKTATVNDWGAICWAGGAFYSSRSYPDLEIHDRVGGGDSFASGLIYGLMTTGDPQKAVEYGAAHGALAMTTPGDTSMANRKEVESLMKGGGARVQR